The Malus domestica chromosome 06, GDT2T_hap1 genome has a segment encoding these proteins:
- the LOC103416822 gene encoding uncharacterized protein encodes MGGCDVDGNLNEDKFSAPMPWIGIYVAAASLACLIAMAADVIHGFRHWKLWFPCKFFSIDATSLTLIGVAIKLSVDLNTPMPGRQDQLAKLSSSVLICTVMGNTMPSLGVMKNKEIMMNAIAFGIVVITLIVNICIQLATGAIFVFCMEHAFIMFIMLVLLIMMNFSALTVPVCKRYLEHKYNKKYQLALKDGRDETGRPVVTTLKECLMKHWMMAHTSSPQFVVGRSATCTASGAFCLLSAMILAEAILRSYLMPWSFTFCSGKSDYKWSTALVLTVQTTAVAVGTIGPASRWFTAINFRCAKRGNKSYREELKVEKYWIQGLLELKECPLSMRITNRHCRKLVHGTRNKLLDLCISMQTGNVIVSKAIRLISIFIVSKILLCCDFCKQRKSKVNTIFNDSGTESQPNPRQDLSRYVLHLEGEDALVHHMMRSNCDATDHWFRRGKKLEPKYIMKLLEKSTLSQGFKGVANFDSEQVPSLDMEEPPNCWALPVVTLTSIALALPNISSSSIEELISGVHEGLMYINFIENYLDGKEDVTNVRKAAITVWQGVDLYHKWLDVDLRKMSPEGKSSKEILEGLAETAKYIFEESRKKNMTTNACSRDNPSKWPVRELAANSMYRISQTILMNYESNINQTGERLSEELKVVISDIMAACLTNLRLVIKMKCLSIGIEEREESVRHAVYILGKTENILNILDHRIPPSMDLSQISCIDEWRSLHKDSPLYFSSPSPSEGDKASSLSSDFYLVID; translated from the coding sequence ATGGGCGGCTGCGACGTCGACGGGAATCTGAACGAGGACAAGTTCAGTGCTCCTATGCCTTGGATTGGCATCTATGTAGCAGCTGCATCCTTAGCCTGCCTAATTGCAATGGCTGCCGATGTTATCCATGGCTTTCGACATTGGAAACTCTGGTTCCCTTGCAAGTTCTTCTCCATCGATGCAACTTCTTTGACCTTGATTGGTGTTGCAATTAAACTGTCGGTGGATCTCAATACTCCAATGCCCGGCCGCCAGGATCAGCTCGCAAAGCTCAGCAGTTCTGTCTTGATCTGCACAGTAATGGGTAACACTATGCCTTCTcttggagtcatgaaaaataaagaaatcatGATGAATGCAATTGCTTTTGGAATTGTGGTTATTACCCTTATCGTGAATATTTGCATTCAATTAGCTACTGGTGCAATCTTTGTTTTCTGCATGGAGCATGCTTTCATCATGTTCATCATGCTTGTTCTACTTATCATGATGAATTTCTCTGCTTTAACCGTTCCCGTATGTAAACGATATTTAGAACACAAGTACAATAAAAAGTACCAATTAGCTCTAAAAGATGGCAGAGATGAAACAGGTAGACCAGTGGTTACCACACTTAAAGAATGTCTGATGAAACATTGGATGATGGCTCATACCTCTAGTCCCCAGTTTGTGGTGGGGCGTTCAGCAACATGCACGGCTTCTGGAGCATTTTGTCTTTTGAGTGCCATGATTTTAGCAGAAGCAATACTTCGGAGTTACTTGATGCCCTGGTCATTTACATTTTGTAGCGGCAAGTCTGACTACAAGTGGTCAACCGCTTTGGTTCTTACTGTGCAGACCACTGCAGTAGCAGTTGGTACAATCGGTCCTGCATCAAGATGGTTCACCGCCATAAATTTCAGATGCGCAAAAAGAGGAAACAAAAGCTACAGAGAAGAACTTAAAGTAGAAAAGTACTGGATCCAGGGACTGTTAGAGTTGAAAGAATGTCCTTTATCAATGAGAATCACAAATAGGCACTGCAGGAAACTTGTTCACGGCACAAGAAACAAACTTTTAGACTTGTGTATCTCAATGCAGACGGGCAATGTCATAGTGAGTAAGGCCATTCGGCTTATTTCCATCTTCATTGTTAGCAAGATATTGTTATGCTGCGACTTCTGCAAACAGAGGAAGTCCAAAGTCAACACTATTTTTAATGATTCGGGGACAGAGTCACAGCCAAACCCAAGGCAAGATCTTAGCCGGTACGTTCTGCATCTTGAAGGTGAGGATGCATTGGTGCACCACATGATGAGAAGCAACTGTGATGCTACCGATCATTGGTTTCGAAGGGGAAAGAAGCTAGAGCCTAAATATATCATGAAACTGTTAGAGAAATCAACACTTTCACAAGGATTCAAAGGAGTTGCCAATTTTGACAGTGAACAAGTTCCCTCTCTAGACATGGAAGAACCACCAAATTGTTGGGCTCTACCTGTCGTGACACTTACAAGTATTGCTCTTGCACTTCCAAACATCAGCAGTAGTTCAATTGAAGAGCTGATTAGTGGTGTTCACGAAGGGCTAATGTACAtaaattttattgaaaattacCTGGATGGTAAAGAAGATGTCACCAATGTCAGAAAGGCAGCAATTACAGTGTGGCAAGGAGTTGATCTCTATCACAAGTGGCTAGATGTGGATCTCCGTAAAATGTCACCTGAGGGGAAGAGCTCAAAGGAAATACTTGAAGGACTTGCTGAGACTGCAAAGTATATATTTGAAGAGTCTAGAAAGAAGAATATGACTACGAATGCATGTTCAAGAGATAACCCTTCAAAATGGCCTGTTAGAGAACTGGCTGCTAATTCCATGTATAGGATAAGTCAAACTATTCTGATGAATTATGAAAGCAACATCAACCAGACAGGTGAGAGATTATCCGAAGAGCTCAAAGTCGTGATTTCGGACATAATGGCTGCTTGTCTCACTAATTTACGTCTAGTTATAAAGATGAAGTGTCTGAGCATCGGCATtgaagagagggaggagagtgTGCGGCATGCAGTTTACATTCTTGGCAAAACTGAAAACATTTTGAATATTCTAGACCATAGAATTCCCCCAAGTATGGACCTGAGCCAAATTTCTTGCATTGATGAGTGGCGTTCGTTGCACAAGGACAGTCCCTTGTACTTCTCTTCTCCATCTCCATCAGAGGGTGACAAAGCCTCTTCTCTTTCAAGTGACTTCTACCTGGTGATTGACTAG
- the LOC139196786 gene encoding uncharacterized protein, whose product MGRELYARGIGVIIRDHMGSFVVAAAMKIYFASSSLMVEAMAARAGLFLVTQRGFHSIILESDSLQIVTALRDSSSYLSDVGHVIEDSKVHLSTITGAISTHVCRQANGAALRLTRFALFSVSNCNWFEDPPDLILGFLFEEAIL is encoded by the coding sequence ATGGGACGTGAACTCTATGCAAGGGGCATCGGGGTGATTATCAGGGACCACATGGGCAGTTTTGTGGTTGCTGCTGCCATGAAAATTTATTTTGCCTCGTCTTCTCTTATGGTTGAAGCGATGGCGGCGCGTGCCGGTTTGTTTTTGGTGACACAAAGGGGTTTTCACAGTATTATCCTTGAAAGCGATTCCCTCCAGATTGTGACGGCCCTTCGGGACTCTTCTAGTTACTTGTCGGATGTTGGGCATGTTATTGAAGATTCTAAGGTGCATTTGTCCACAATCACTGGAGCTATTTCTACCCATGTTTGTCGCCAAGCTAATGGTGCCGCTCTTCGTCTCACTAGATTTGCTCTCTTTTCAGTTTCGAATTGCAACTGGTTTGAGGATCCACCGGACCTTATTTTAGGTTTTCTTTTTGAAGAAGCCATTTTGTAA